The following proteins are encoded in a genomic region of Elgaria multicarinata webbii isolate HBS135686 ecotype San Diego chromosome 16, rElgMul1.1.pri, whole genome shotgun sequence:
- the AQP9 gene encoding aquaporin-9: MTKKRERSLKEKFALENSLLKEALAEFLGTFIMITLGCGCIAQSVLSRGAMGGAPVISLGFAMAVTIAIYVAGGVSGGHINPAVSFAMCLTGRLKWVKLPVYVLAQYIGAFLGAAAVFGVNYDALMEYNGGELTVTGPNATAHIFATYPEGYLSLTNGLLDQVMSTAFLLLGIFAIFDADNLRVPKGLEPIAVGLLIVLLASSLAMNSGCAMNPARDLAPRVFTYIAGWGSEVFTAGNNWWWIPVVGPMVGAAFGVGIYILLIEIHHTTRRLPQNDTAHNKYELSNVDEEKPFQGDYP; encoded by the exons ATGaccaagaaaagagaaaggagttTGAAAGAGAAATTTGCCCTGGAGAACAGCCTGCTGAAGGAAGCTCTGGCAGAATTCCTGGGGACGTTCATAATGATA ACCCTCGGATGCGGGTGTATCGCACAATCGGTCCTTAGCAGAGGTGCCATGGGAGGAGCACCAGTGATCTCCCTTGGTTTTGCTATGGCAGTCACCATCGCCATATACGTAGCTGGAGGCGTTTCTG GCGGTCACATCAACCCAGCTGTTTCCTTCGCCATGTGCCTGACTGGACGGTTGAAATGGGTCAAATTGCCCGTGTATGTCCTTGCTCAATATATCGGTGCCTTTCTTGGAGCAGCTGCTGTCTTTGGGGTCAATTATG ATGCGTTGATGGAGTACAATGGCGGGGAGCTGACCGTCACAGGACCAAATGCTACAGCACATATTTTTGCAACCTACCCAGAGGGATATTTGTCCCTGACAAATGGACTTTTAGATCAG GTGATGTCGACGGCATTTCTTCTCCTGGGCATCTTTGCCATCTTTGACGCGGACAATCTCCGCGTGCCGAAGGGACTGGAACCTATCGCTGTCGGCCTTCTCATCGTATTATTGGCTTCTTCCTTGGCCATGAACAGCGGCTGTGCCATGAACCCCGCCAGAGATCTGGCCCCGCGCGTCTTCACGTACATTGCAGGATGGGGTTCAGAAGTCTTCAC GGCTGGCAATAACTGGTGGTGGATCCCTGTTGTTGGCCCAATGGTTGGCGCAGCTTTTGGAGTTGGTATCTACATCCTCTTAATCGAAATTCACCACACCACTCGGCGGCTACCCCAGAACGACACCGCCCACAATAAATACGAACTCTCCAATGTGGACGAAGAGAAGCCGTTCCAAGGAGACTATCCTTAA